TCGGCACTCAGGTAATCGATGCGAATACCCTCGCCCGCCTGCGCACGCTGCACGGCTTGCGTGGTATTGAGCTTCATGTACGGGCACTGATTACACTGGCAACCGGCGTAGATTGGCGCTTGCTCAATGGTCAGATCAGGCCGCGCCTGGCGCATGTTGTAAAGGATGCCGTCTTCGGTTGCGACGAAGATGGTGGCATCCGGCTCGCTGGCATAAGACTTGATCCAGTTCAGCATGCCAGAGGTCGAACCGACGTAATCAGCCTTTTGCAGCACGGGCAGCGGGCTTTCGGGGTGGGCGATCAGGTATTTGGCCGTGCTGACAGCGGCATAGGCTTCATCTAGCGCGGCCTGATTGAACTTGTCGTGGACTTCGCACACGGCAGACCACAGCGGCATGTCGTAGCCATACTGAAAGTTCAGATACGCACCCATATTGCGATCAGGCGAGAAGATGACCTTCTTACCCTCGGCATACAGATGGGCAATGATGTCATCGACATTGCGGCTGGTAACAATCCAGTCCGACAAGGCTTTGTGTTCTGCAGAAGAATTGATGTACGACACATGTACGTGATCTGGGTAGCTCTCACGCCATGCTTTGAGGGCGGTGACATCGGTTTGCGTCACTAGAGAACAGGTTGAACCGCGATCCGGCAGAATGACTTCGGCCTGCGGGTTCAGAATCTTGGCGGTTTCAGCCATAAAGCGCACGCCAGCAAACACAATGGTGTCGGCTTCGCATTCTTTGGCATAAAGGGATAATTCCAGGCTGTCGCCGACTTTATCGGCCATTTGCTGGATATGGGGCTCAGTGTAGTAATGAGCGAGCGTGACGACGCGACGTGACATGGCGATCCTCCATGTAAAAAGTTGCGGGCTTTCCCGCAAACGGATGATGGTTGTTACTGCCTTGCCCTCAATTGCGGCAAGTCCTTGCCAATACGACGCTTTTTCCGCGCTGCGAATCCCGCAGCACCGCGCCAGACCGACCAGATTAGCACAAACAGGTGACGATAAAAGCACCGTTTTTCGGTTTTTCGGCAAAGCGGGTGTTGACAGCCCGAATTGGCTTAGCCATAATGCGCTCCTCGTTGCAGCACACGACAGTGCGGGAGTAGCTCAGTTGGTAGAGCGCAACCTTGCCAAGGTTGAGGTCGAGAGTTCGAGACTCTTCTCCCGCTCCACTGAATCCAGGCTGCAACAAATGATGTAAAGCAACACCACTCCATGCGGGAGTAGCTCAGTTGGTAGAGCGCAACCTTGCCAAGGTTGAGGTCGAGAGTTCGAGACTCTTCTCCCGCTCCAGAATTTTGAAAAAAGGGAAAGCGCTGACTTTCCCTTTTTTGTACAAAAGTTTCTGGCGCGATAGCAAAGCGGTTATGCACCGGATTGCAAATCCGTGTAGGTCGGTTCGACTCCGGCTCGCGCCTCCAGTAACATCAAGCACTTAGGCCATCCTTCGGGGTGGCCTTTTTGTTTTTCTGCATCTACGTAAACACGTTGGCTACCCGCCCCTGAAAGACTTTGGTGTGGATTTACCCCGACTTGATCCGGGGGTCCTGAGCGAGGCAGCAGGTATCGTGGCACGTTTGTTTGCGCGACCAGATCGAAGAATCACAGCGCAACTGGCGGGAAGGTGCCAAGAAAGCACAGATGGTTGCCAGGCTGGAATTGGCGGGCAACATGATGGGCTGTGCTCCAGCCATACTCTTCGTTGCTGCCCAACTACTCGCACTGGAATCCCGCTATTACCCAGTGCCACCGGCGCCCTAAAGCTCAAATACAAGAAGGGAAATGGTCATGGATGATTCAGTCAGACAAGTCATTGAACAATGCAGCAAAGACTCCTGCGCCGGCACAACGAGTTTTGGTGGCGTGGTCAAAGCCTTGGTGCTGGCCGGTATCGAGTCCTACTACGCTGATTATCGGGCCGCTGCGACAACCTTTACATGCCTGAGGGCGAAACCTGCACGCTAACATTACCTGTGCCTGCGGTATCGATTGCCGAGGCATTCGACCCGCAAGCATTGCAATCAGCCATTCTCGGCGCACAAAGCGGGGCGGTGAAATATCCGGAGTTCATGGCACTGACGATGGCTGCAGGCTGTGTTGGCTACGTTGCCTGGATTGCCGGAGAGCAGGTTACGTACATGGGCCGGAAAGGTGAGGCACATATTGAACCCATGCCCGGTGCCCGCTAACGACAGAGAGACACCACATAATCTTCCGTTCACGCAGTTATGTTGCCCAGGCAATCGCACTGATTGAATTTCGGCCCCCACCCCACCGCCTACTGCACCGATCAAGCGCAGCAAGGTCCACGGCGCACTCTGAACTATCCCGATGAAATAACCCCGCGTGTTTTTACATAGATATAGAGTATCGCTTTTAACCGGATTGCTGCCCGGCTAAAAATGGCGGAAGGATTACTTGATCTGCCCTCATCATCCCTTCTTAACGCGATTCCACCGCGATGCGAGGAATTGCACATCCGCTATTTTTTCACTTAAATTAATTTATCCATTACATTAATTGAAATAATGTGGTCGTTTATTTTGCCAAATATATATCTCCTTTTATTGATATTTAAAATTCAGTTTGACCTCAATCAATTCAGATTAATCGAACCTCGCGTTAGTACCATTTGTTGCTCAAGGCAATACATGTTCACAATCGAATTAAATCATCCATGCCATTCTCCGCTGGCAACCGGAATTACTCGCTCCGGTGAAACCGTAATTTAATTGAATTGGAGATATTGAATGAAAACCCTGATCGCTTTCGCCGTTACTGCCGGTATTCTGTTTACCGCACCAGTGTTCGCTGCAGAGGCAAGCGCCCCGGTGGCCGCGTCTACCCCTGCGGTCAAGACCATGCATTCCAAACATCATCACAAAGCCAACCGGAAGCACGCAACCAAAGCTTCCGCAGCATCGGCAACCGCCCAAAAGGCACAAGCCAAACGTCATACCCGGAAACATCACCATCACCACGCTGTGAAATGACTTCAGCAGTCTTGATGGCGTGACCTGACCGGTGCCCGCTTCAATTGTTTTGCCCTGTTGCAAGGCACCGGCAGCGCAGTGATATGGATACATTCCCCACACAAACCAGATGCCCTTTCAACCGCCCGAATAAGGAATGAGCATGAGTTTACTGAACGAAATCATTGGTGCCGTGGTTGCAGTGGAAGGTGTTGAAAAGCTGGATCCAAATGCATCTTTGTTGACGAAAGGGATTGCTGCGATCGCTGGCTTTGAAGGCGTAAAGACGGTCACAGAATACATGGACAAATCCGACACAAACGCACAACCGGATGAGCAAGCATAAGGCAGGTGAATACCAGTCAAATTGCTACATAACTGGCTTCATCAAATGTTTCATTTCACAGAGATGCCTCCATGAACAAGCGTTTATTTTTGATGAGCATTGCAACAGGACTGTTGGTCTCGAGCTTGAGTCATGCCCAAGGGGCCGCAAGTGTGCCCGCCAGCGTTAGCGCGGTGTGCAAGGACGGCACTACGTTCGCCGGCATCGCGAAAAGCGGAGCCTGTTCGGGTCATAAAGGCGTCAAAACCTGGCTGGCTACACCCCAAGCAACGTCTACCGCTGCAATGACCAAGCCGGCGGTTTCAGTTGCCAGCCAGCCTGCTACACCAGCAAAAGCCGTAGCCTCTGCCGCCATCGTCAAGCCGATTGTACCGGCACCGACTGGAAGCGCGGGCCAGGTATGGGGTAACGCCGGCACCAAGGTCTACCACTGTCCATCCGATAAGTATTATGGCAAGACCAAAGATGGCAGTTATATGTCCGAAGCCGATGCGCTGGCCAAGGGCTATCACGCCGATCACGGCAAGGCTTGCCACTAAGCGAGCGCGAGAAGCGGCGGACTAAACCCCGACAATACCGGGCTTTTCAGTACGGCAACACGTGCTGGAGTCGCTTCTGGCATCGACTGCGCGTTTGCCCCATTAAGGGCAAGCCGTAAACTTTTTTAACAGTGTACAACTACGAAGGAACAAATATGGAACACGGCATCATTGCATGGCTGGTGATCGGCGCGGTGGCAGGTTGGCTAGCGGGCGTGATGGTCAAGGGAGGTGGCTTTGGCCTGATCGTTGATATCGTCGTAGGTATCGTCGGTGCATTCATTGGCGGCTGGCTGGCGAGCGTGCTGCATATCTCGCTGGGCGCAGGCTGGATTGGCTCAATTATTACGGCCGTAATCGGTGCCGTGATTCTGTTGTTCATCATTCGACTGATCAAACGAGCGTAAGCGGATTGGTATTGCGGGGTGGGCCGCCGCTGTTTGTGATGTATGGATAGCCTGGAGGTTCACCCGTCAGCATGGGGACACAAATGCGTGACATGAGCACAGACGCGGCCGGCCACGGGCAGCGGCTCACTCGACTGAAGCGACGATCAGCAATTCATACGGACCAGCATGATAGCGACGTGGTGCACATTGCAAGAAAGCCCGGATTCATGAGAGTCATTGGCATTTTGCTGCTGGCTGCCCTAGCCATCGTACTTGCCATATCGCTGGCTGTGCATGCCATCAAGCTGTATTTCCATCTATCGGTACTGTGGCGGGCTGCACACCCGGGAGCCCACGCTGCTGCAGCTTCAGCAATACAGCTTGGCATGGGCTCGTTGCTGCACTGATGGGAGATCAGCGGGTATTACCTGCAAGATTGTCTGAGCCACGCTCCGCATGGGTCCGCCTGCATGCCGCAAACGGCATCCAGATCAAGTCGTCGCTAGACGACAGCATTCTCGTAACTCCTTGTTCCTGATTACAAGTGTCATCGGGCGCTCAGACTTCCTGCTTACGGAATATCCCAATTACATAATTAGCCATGTAACGATTTAATGGCATCCTCCCCGTTTTGTGCCTCCCGCAGGTTAGTCAATGTCGCTCAAGTCCCGCCTTCTTCTGTTTGTGGCCCTGCTGGTTGCAGTGGTCATTGCCGTGCTGTCTTCTGTTGCTTATCTGCGGATGAAATCCGAAATCATTGCTGGCACCCGCAACGAGATTCACGCCGCGGTGCACGGCAATAGCGAGGCGTTGGCCCGCTGGGTTACGCAACACCGCAACGCGGTCATGGCCGTTTCTGCCCGTTTGCCGGGCTTGGCTGATCCGGTGCCTTTTTTGCAAACCGGGCAACAAGCGGGTGAGTTTGACCAGCTGTTTGCCGGTTATGCTGATCGCCGGATGGTTTATCAGCTGGCAAGCAAACAGCCGCCCGCGGGATACGACCCTACTTCGCGCACCTGGTATAAAAAAGCCAGCGAAGCCCATGGCCCGATCGTGTCCGATCCGTACGTGTTTGCCTCGACCGGCAAGCTGGGCGTGACCTTTGCTGCTCCGATTACTGAGAACGGCACGCAAAGTGGTGTGGTGGGTGGCGACGTAGCGCTGGAAGACGTCATCAAAGTGGTCACCGGCATTGAATTGCGCGGCGATGGATACGCTTTCCTGGCCACACATGATGGCAAGATCGTGGCGCACCCGAATGCCGACGCCACGCTCAAAGCCGTGGGCGACGTCATGCCAGGCCTAACCCAAACCGTGCTGGATGACGCCGAAAAGCAGAATGATCTGGTGGAAGTCACCATCGGTAATGCCGACAAATATGTCACCGCCTCCGCCGTACCGGGCACTCAGTGGGTATTGGCTACGGTCAGCGATAAATCGGCCATGCTCGCGCCACTCAACAGCTTGTTGATTACGCTGCTGATTGCCGGTGTACTGGTCGGTGTGCTGGCAGTAATTCTGGCCGCCGCCGCGTTGAGCAGCTTGTTGTCCGGGCTGGTACGGCTACGCGATGCGCTGGCCGAAATCTCCACCGGCCATGCCGATCTGACCCGCAGTATTCCAGTGACACGCCGTGACGAAATCGGCCTGACGGCAGAGGCCTTCAACCGCTTTGTATCGCGGCTGCGCACACTGTTTATTGATGTGCGCGACAATTCGGTGCAGTTAACCGGCGGCGTGCGCGATTTGCATGATGTAACGACCCAGCTTTCCAACGAATCGCAACGCCAGGCCGATATTTCCAGTGCCACAGCGGCGACCATTGAAGAAATCACCGTCAGCATCAACCACATTGCCGATGGCGCTCGCCAAAGCGAAAACACCGCTAGCCAGACCGGTGCCGTCTCGCTGCGTTCAGCACAGGATGTGCAACTGTTGTCTTCGGATATCGATCACATCGCCCAATCCGTCGACGCGCTTGCCGACACCCTGAGCGCGCTGGGTGTACGCTCGGGCCAGATCACGCAGATTATCGACGTGATCAAAGAGATCGCCGACCAAACCAACCTGCTGGCCTTGAACGCGGCCATCGAAGCCGCTCGCGCTGGTGAAGCGGGTCGTGGCTTTAGCGTGGTGGCCGACGAAGTACGCAAACTGGCTGAACGCACCGCCAAAGCCACAGTCGAGATTGGCGGTTTGATTGGCGAAACCGATCAGCAAATCCAGGCGGCCCTGGGCAACATGGACAAGACTCGCGAGTCAGTCAGCGCGGGCGTGGAGAAATCTCACGCTGTCGCCGACCGCATCGGCGGCATCCACGGGCAAATGGAACACGTGGTGAGCAGCATTCGCGAAATCGCCGAAGCGACCCGCGAGCAATCGGTCGCGACCAATGAAATGGCCAAAGCAGCCGAGCAACTGAATCGCCTGTCGAACGAAACCGATGCAGCCGTCCAGCATGCATCCGGTACAGTCAAGCAATTGAACGAACGAGCTGGTGCGTTGCATGCGCTGGTGGCGCAATTCCAGCTTTAACCTCGACCGCCAGCCAACGGGCCAAGTGCTCGTGCGTTGATATCTGTGCGGCTCACGCCTCTGGGCAGATCAACGCCATCTTTAACCCGACTTCACGGAACCAAACCATGACCGAAGCAGAAGCTCTGCAGCTTGCCAGCCATCGCCATTACAAAGGCGGCCTTTACCGGGTAGTCGGGCTGGCTCGTCACTCGGAAACGCTGGAATCCATGACCATCTACGAACACCTCTGGCCCCATGAGCAAGGGTTGTGGGTGCGACCAACCGACATGTTCAACGGCACGCTGGCTGATGGCTCGCTGCGGTTTGTGCCCCTACCCCAGAAATAAGTCGCGGAAAAGGGCGTGGTTTTCTGTCAGAAGATCCGCCCCATAATCAGCCCTGTTCCGGCCGCGTTTACCAATCCTGGCAGCTCAGGACATACTCAGCTCAGCGGCACGATTAGTCTTGATCTGCTCCAGCAGCGCCAGCAACATTGCCTGGATCAAGGTGATTGTTGCCTCGTCATGCAACCGGCCATTGGCATCAATCTTTTTGCCAACTGACCCAACGCACAATTCACCATCTTCAATAATCGCGCCAGTCATGACCTGCAATGTCCCCGCCAGATGTGCTGACGCTTTGTCGCCCCCGGTCGGCGATGACGACGCGCTGAAAAGCAGCATGGGTTTATCCACCAACTCGCCGCTCCCCACGACCCAGTCCAGCGCGTTTTTCAGCGCACCCGGCACCCCATGAGCGTACTCAGGCGTGGAGAAAATCAATGAATCCGCAGCACGCAAAGCGGCCCGCCAATGCGCCACCGCCGGAGTTGCCTCCAATGCATCGATATCCGGATTGAACAGCGGCAACTCCGCCAATTCCGTATAGATAAGCAGTTCAGCGTCTGCTGGCAGCAAACCCGCCACATTGCGCAGCAACGCCGTATTGAACGACTGCTGCCGCAAGCTTCCCGAAACACCCACAATTTTGATCTTTGCCACAATCCGCCGGCCCCACAATCAGTTGGAATATCCATTCGAATACGCATTCGGCACCGCGCCCGAACTCCAGCGCATTATAGCGATTGCAGGCCCACCCCCTCCGTCCTCAACTGCGCCAAGCCGCTGTGAGATTGCGCGCAAGCCGCTGTGAGATTGCGCGCAAGCCTGCTACAATGCGGCCCTGCCCATGCCCGGGTGGTGAAATTGGTAAACACAGCGGACTTAAAATCCGCCGCCTTACGGCTTGTCGGTTCAAGTCCGATCCCGGGTACCAGCATTAGGTCCAGGCAGTTCCTGGATAGTGCGAGAAAGTACTGTTGAATCGTTGTTTTCCGCCAGTTATGGCCAAAAACAAGGCTATCGAACACACATTGCAAGTGACTCGATTTTGGGGGTAGATTTGGGGGTATAGCCGATTCAATATCGAGATACCCCCAAACATGTCACTCACCGACGTCGCTATCCGCAAGACCCCCACTCCTACCAAGCCCAAGAAGCTCGTTGACTCTCACGGGCTATATCTGCATATGTTCCCCAATGGCGCACGCTATTGGCGGTTGAAGTACCGCATTGATGGCAAGGAAAAGCTGCTGGCCATTGGAGTCTATCCCGAAGTGCCCCTAGCGGAAGCCCGCCGCAAACGGGATGCCGCGAAGAAGCTTCTCGCCGAAGGGATTGATCCCAGTCAAGGCAAGGAAAAAAGGCAAGAAAGCTCAGGGTCAATAAGTACGACGCTGGAGCAAGCCGCCCGACAATGGCACGCCAAAAATGCGGCGAAATGGACACCTGAGCACTCTGGTCGGATCCTCATCAGACTTCAGGCGGATGTTTTTCCAGAGATTGGCAACATGCCTATCGCAAACCTGCGAACAAAAGATCTACTCTCCACCCTGGAAAAGGTGGAGCGAAGAGGCGCGCTTGATCTTGCATCGCGGCTACGACAAATCCTGACCGGTATTTTCCGGTTTGCAGTTCAGACTGCGATAATTGATCAGAATCCCGCAGCAGATCTTGCAGGTGCCATTGCGGTCCGAAAGGCTGTGCACAGACCTGCGCTCCCCCTATCCAGAATTCCGGAGTTGATGCAGAAGATCGATGCTTACAAGGGTCGCATCATCACAATGTTCGCAGTCCGATTTCAATTATTGACGTTTGTCCGGTCCAGCGAAATGCGTATGGCCCGTTGGTCAGAGATTGATTTCAAACGACAACTGTGGACCATCCCTGCGGCACGTGAGGCTATTCCTGGCGCCCGCTTTTCAAATCGCGGCTCGAAAATGAGGGAGCCTCACCTCGTTCCTCTCTCCCGGCAGGCAGTAAATCTCCTCGAGAAATTGCATAGCCTCACCGGCGATTACGAACTGCTCTTCGCTGGCGATCATGATTACACCAAACCCATTTCCGAAGGGACCGTAAACAAGGCACTCCAACGCATGGGATTCGGCCAAGATGAAATCTGCGGGCACGGTTTCCGCACGATGGCCTGTTCTGCTCTGCTGGAAAGCGGCCTGTGGTCTTCCGATGCTATTGAAAGGCAAATGTCCCACAGGGAGAGGAACAGTGTGCGTGCCGCTTACACGCATAAAGCAGAATTTCTGGGCGAGCGTGCGCGCATCTTGCAGTGGTGGTCCGACTATTTGGACGCAAATCAGATTGCGCATGTTCCTGCGCATGAATTCAGAGGAGCTGATCCTAAACTGCATTTTTGATGCGGAGATTTTCGACCAATAATCATGGTGGCTGCCGCGGAGACAGCACCAACAACCACCAGCATGATGTGGCGCCTTATGCAGCATTGGATCATTAGTTCTGATCACCCATGATCGTTTATTTCGCCAATCGGGCCTGCCCGCCACGCGGGTCAGGTGAGCAGAGTTAAAAGCCACTTTTTATATAATTGCAGACGATTTTGCCGAAGCTGAAATTTCTGCTATTCGGCCGAAGCGGACCTTCCCCAGCATCCAGGCAAAGGAGCGCTTTAGCAGCAGAAGCGGCCAATAGTTGTCCTTCGTCGGAAGCCTGGCCCTGATTCCTTTGAAATATGTAATCAAGCCCATACAGTAATGAATATTGGTTTATCTTCCCGGCGCCGCCATTCTGCTCGCGTCTTTGCCTGTTATCAGGTCAAACATGAGGGTTCTGAGATGCGTCTGGCTGATTTTATTCTTGAGAATCGAGAGCCAATCCTGCAAGCCTGGGAAGATTTTGCGGGAACAATCAAGATACCGGGCGCAGCGCTGGACAGCGACGCTCTGCGGGATCATGCCGGGCAGATGCTGCAGGCGATCGTAACTGACCTCGGAAGGGTGCAGACCGCGCGGGAACAAGCAGCTAAATCCCAAGGACACGGGGCGCCGGTCGAATATGAGACTGCGGCAGAAACGCATGCGGTTGCGCGGCTCATGGCGGGTTTCACTATCGACCAGATGGTCTCGGAGTATCGTGCTCTGAGGACCAGCGTGCTCGTTCAATGGATGAAGGCCATGGCGGCTGGCACCCAGATCAATGTAAACGATATGACGCGATTCCATGAGGCCATTGATCAGGCTCTCGCCGAATCCGTCGCCAGTTACTCGCGAGCGGTCACCGCATCGCGCAATGTTTTTCTGGGGATCCTGGGCCACGATTTGCGAACCCCACTTGGCGCCATTGTGCTTGGCGCCGACAGGCTGAGGCGCTCAGAAGGGGCCGGTGAGCGCGCTACCAAAATTGCCACCCAGATATTCACCAGCGGGAAACGGGCGAGCCAGATTGTGGGAGACCTGCTGGATTTGACTCGCTGCCAGATGGGCCCAGGTATTCCCGTCAAAACGGCAGACGTGGAACTGACCCCGCTATGTGAGCGTATCGTTGAAGAGATTCGCGCATCTCGTCCTGATGCCAACGTGTTGTTCGACGGGAAGGAGTCCGTCAGGGGAAAGTTCGATGGCCCTCGAATGGAGCAGGTATTTTCCAACATCGTCAGCAACGCGGTGCAGCACGGTGATGTCCGACTTCCAATAACGGTGAAATTGGCAGTAACAGAGCGCTTCGCTGTCTTTACCGTCCACAATGGCGGTGAGCCCATACCTGAGGACGTCTTGCCATTTATCTTTAATCCGATGGGACGTTTTTCCCAGCGATCAGTGATCGATCATGAGCCTTCAGAGGGATTAGGCTTGGGTCTCTTTATTGCTTCGGAAATCGTGACCTCCCATAAAGGGTCAATTGAAGTCAGTTCTGACTTGGAACTGGGCACCGTTTTTGTCGTAAAGCTTCCGCTCACTGAGTGAGGCGTTTCTCCGCTCCAGAGATCCGGAGTTCGACCCAGCCCAATGCGGCTGCGTCAATGCTATAGGGTCTTTAATATAGGATCTTTAAGAAAAACATCGGTATCACCGCCTGCCAAGTTCCGCAATCAACTCACAGCCCGAAATAAGTGATTGCCTGGTGCACGGCGATTCTCCTCCGGGACCAAAGGCAAAACGCGGGCGCTGAATGAAAAGAATACCGCCCTTACAGGCGGCACTGTTTTCGAAGGTTAGTCATTGAGGGAGTTCAACCGCCAGTCTTTCCAGACTGCTCATGGCTACCGCTGGATTTGGAATCTGCCTTGGTGTTCGACGACGACGCGTCGTCATTCTTATGGCTTTGGCTACCAGCCTTCACATGTTGTTCATGTGTACCACCCTGATTATTGCCGGATTTTGAATCATCCGAACTGTCCGACGAACCTGCCCCATTGTTACCGGAAGAGGTATCGTCATTCTTGTGGCTTTGACTGCCAGCCTGCACATGCTGCTCGTGTGTTCCACCTTGGGCGCTACTGGATTTCGAACCGGAATTGCTACTGCCTGCCGATTTCTCATCATCTTTCTGGCTAGAACCTCCTGATTTACCGTGCGTATCTGTGGAATGTCTGGAAGAGCTGGATTGGTTATTCATAGCGATGTTCCTGGTGATGAGCTTTTCGATTTTTCGAAAAGCCGTTGCAACTTCGCAACGTGATTTCACTCTAGGGGTTGGGACTTCGTGGTCTCAGAGGCGCGCAGCGGCATCGGTGGTAAGACGAGCGCAAAAGGTGTGTGAGATGTACTCAACAGATCCATCGCAAGACGTGCATTCCACTGACAGCAACATTGGAACTCGTCGGTGCGGGAGAGGCTCGAAATATTTGAGCGTTTAACCGCTGTCAATTTGTAGCAGCCTATGTGAATGCTTTTTGCTTGGGATCCGTCGCATTCCACGAAGCACCGGATATCCGCTGTGGCCGAACAATACAAATTTCAGGATTAGAGTAATGGGCCGTTGCTATACAAATTCGGACTTCTGAAGCTGGCAACGTGACCAGCGAAGTACGCAAATCCAATCAGCGAAAGGATCGCGAGTGCTCAGAGCTGGTGATCATATCCAGCAGAATCAGCTGCAAGACTCGACGGCTACTGTTCTGCGGCTCCTTGGTAATAGGTGGTACCTCATCAAAAGTTGCACAGCGCCGTAGTTTGGCCTAAACCTCCGCACCACTCTCCTTATGGGAACGCCAGCTAGGCTGGTATAGGATAAAAAAACAGTTAAAACCCGTCAAAGGAAGGGCTCCAGTGATTGCCAACTACGACATCCTTGTCCGCTTGCTGGCCGCCGCAGTGCTGGGTGGGACGATCGGTTTTGAGCGCGAGCGGCTATCGTGGTCTGCAGGTTTACGCACCCACATGCTGGTTTGCGTAGGCGCCGCGCTGTTCATGATCGTTTCGGCCTTTGGATTCAGCGACGTCCTGCAAGATGCCCATACCGTACTTGACCCATCGCGCGTCGCGGCGCAAGTCGTGTCCGGTATCGGTTTTCTGGGCGCTGGCTCCATTCTGATGCGCGGCGAGGTAGTCAAGGGGCTTACCACTGCCGCCAGTCTATGGTCTGTGGCCGCAGTGGGGCTAGCTTGCGGAGGCGGGCTTTATTTTGCCGCCATAAGTGCTGCAATCATCATCCTGGTGATTTTGGCCGGCATAAAGCCGCTGGAACGCATGTACCGGGAAAAAGCCCAACGGCGAGAACTGCGCATCATCGCCAGCCACGCGCAGCTTTCCCCGGAGATGTTCAATGCCCTGCTGCCCAAAGGCACCGCTAAGGTAAAACAATTTGTACTCAAGCCGCTGGAACTGATGGAGACCGATGAAATCATCGTGACCTTGTCACGTGTCAGCCCGACGTCACCCCAGTTTCAGTAGCGCAGAGCTTCAGGGTCCGGGGTTAATTTAACCGACTTTGCCGCCAGTTGCCTGGCGTATGCAGATGGCGTCAGGCCACCCAGCGATTTCTTGGGTCTTTCCTCGTTGTATTCCCGCCGCCAGGCTTCAATCAGCACACGCGCATGGGCCAGACTGGTAAACCAGTGTTCATTCAGGCATTCATCCCGGAACCGCCCGTTGAACGATTCGATGTAGGCGTTCTGGTTCGGTTTGCCCGGCTGAATCTGCCGTAGTTGCACACCACGCAGATGTGACCAGGTCAGCATGGCCCGACCACAGAATTCCTTGCCGTTGTCGGTCCGGATGATGCGAGGCAATCCACGCGTTTTGCCCAAACGGTCCAGCATCCGGGTCAGCGGGTAGCCGCTGATGGTGCGTTCGGCCACGATAGCCA
This genomic interval from Silvimonas soli contains the following:
- a CDS encoding MgtC/SapB family protein — protein: MIANYDILVRLLAAAVLGGTIGFERERLSWSAGLRTHMLVCVGAALFMIVSAFGFSDVLQDAHTVLDPSRVAAQVVSGIGFLGAGSILMRGEVVKGLTTAASLWSVAAVGLACGGGLYFAAISAAIIILVILAGIKPLERMYREKAQRRELRIIASHAQLSPEMFNALLPKGTAKVKQFVLKPLELMETDEIIVTLSRVSPTSPQFQ